One Luteolibacter yonseiensis genomic window carries:
- a CDS encoding NADPH-dependent assimilatory sulfite reductase hemoprotein subunit, with protein sequence MSEKKLSANEYIKIDSNYLRGTIAEGLADLSTGSMVEDDQQLLKFHGTYQQDDRDIRAGRRKHKLEKAFSFMIRIRVPGGVATPHQWLETDRLATQFANGTIKLTTRQAFQFHGIIKTNLKRTIAEINQAAMDTIAACGDVNRNVMCNPNPYLSEIHAQALKAAQDISAHLTPQTRAYHEIWLDGEKIESSEEEVEPIYGKTYLPRKFKITIAVPPSNDVDIYANCLSFIAIVEDGKLVGYNVAVGGGMGSTHGNEATYPRIADVIGFCTPEQVVDVAEKVVLVQRDFGDRTDRKHSRFKYTVDDHGPDWILAKLNEYLGYELGPVRDFKFEDNGDRYGWVEDANGNSHLTLFIAGGRVLDTPTYPMRTGLREIAKIHDGDFRLTANQNLIIANVSPEKRPEIEKLLEQYGIKDSHLQSALRLSSLACVALPTCALALAEAERFLPTVLTDLEESLEENGLRHDAITIRMTGCPNGCARPFISEIGFVGRGPDHYNLYLGGGHAGQRLSKLYRENIASSQIKPLLAPIFSHYAKERNDGERFGDFCIRAGYVVATVQGPDFLKNIKPEAFTSNN encoded by the coding sequence ATGAGTGAAAAGAAACTTTCCGCCAACGAATACATCAAGATCGACAGCAACTACCTCCGCGGCACTATCGCGGAAGGCCTTGCCGATCTTTCCACCGGCTCGATGGTCGAGGACGACCAGCAACTGCTGAAATTCCACGGCACCTATCAGCAGGATGACCGCGACATCCGTGCGGGCCGCCGCAAGCACAAGCTGGAGAAGGCGTTCTCCTTCATGATCCGCATCCGCGTGCCGGGCGGCGTCGCCACGCCGCACCAGTGGCTTGAGACGGACCGTCTCGCGACCCAGTTCGCGAACGGCACCATCAAGCTCACGACGCGCCAGGCCTTCCAGTTCCACGGCATCATCAAGACGAATCTCAAGCGCACCATCGCCGAGATCAACCAGGCCGCCATGGACACCATCGCCGCCTGCGGTGACGTGAACCGGAACGTGATGTGCAATCCGAACCCCTATCTCTCGGAAATCCACGCGCAGGCGCTCAAGGCCGCTCAGGACATTTCCGCACACCTCACCCCGCAGACCCGCGCCTATCACGAGATCTGGCTGGACGGTGAGAAAATCGAATCCAGCGAGGAAGAAGTGGAGCCGATCTATGGCAAGACCTATCTCCCGCGGAAGTTCAAGATCACCATCGCCGTTCCGCCGTCGAACGACGTGGACATCTACGCGAACTGCCTTTCCTTCATCGCCATCGTAGAGGACGGGAAGCTTGTCGGATACAATGTCGCCGTCGGAGGCGGCATGGGCTCGACCCATGGCAACGAGGCGACCTACCCGCGCATCGCGGATGTCATCGGCTTCTGCACGCCGGAGCAGGTGGTGGACGTCGCTGAAAAGGTGGTGCTCGTGCAGCGCGATTTCGGCGACCGCACGGACCGCAAGCACTCGCGCTTCAAATACACCGTGGACGACCACGGCCCGGACTGGATCCTCGCCAAGCTGAACGAATACCTCGGTTACGAGCTCGGCCCCGTGCGGGACTTCAAGTTCGAGGACAACGGCGACCGCTATGGCTGGGTGGAGGATGCGAATGGCAATTCCCACCTCACCCTTTTCATCGCCGGTGGCCGCGTGCTCGACACCCCCACCTACCCGATGCGCACCGGATTGCGCGAGATCGCCAAGATCCACGACGGAGACTTCCGCCTGACCGCCAATCAGAACCTCATCATCGCGAACGTTTCTCCTGAGAAGCGTCCCGAGATCGAAAAACTGCTGGAGCAGTACGGCATCAAGGACAGCCACCTGCAAAGCGCGCTGCGTCTCAGTTCTCTGGCTTGTGTGGCTCTTCCGACCTGTGCGCTCGCACTCGCCGAGGCCGAGCGTTTCCTGCCCACCGTTCTGACCGATCTGGAGGAGTCGTTGGAAGAAAACGGCCTGCGTCATGACGCCATCACCATCCGCATGACGGGATGTCCCAACGGCTGCGCCCGGCCCTTCATCTCCGAGATCGGATTCGTCGGTCGTGGCCCGGACCACTACAACCTTTACCTCGGTGGAGGTCACGCCGGGCAGCGTTTGTCCAAACTCTATCGCGAGAACATCGCATCTTCCCAGATCAAGCCACTGCTCGCCCCCATCTTCAGCCACTACGCGAAAGAGCGGAATGACGGCGAGCGCTTTGGTGATTTCTGCATCCGCGCCGGCTATGTCGTCGCAACCGTCCAAGGGCCGGATTTCCTCAAGAACATCAAGCCCGAGGCATTCACCTCAAACAACTGA
- a CDS encoding alpha/beta fold hydrolase, with amino-acid sequence MQTITEWRHRAEMLTPPFPWDRPQWHDTGGPTVVLLHGLWRGWRAMQPLARALENDGFSTLNIPYPSARLPIHHLVTHVRHQIEDKVGDGPVHFITHSLGGILLRSLLAGEVRWKTGRAIMLAPPNAGSEIVDWSKKHPLLHIALGPAGRELASDGVPQNLPALPSEVRAAVIMGNRCSIPIFKKLLGDENDGIVSAAKGRIDGLCGFSVINADHTFIQTHPEAIRLSLEFLKTGVWPG; translated from the coding sequence ATGCAAACCATCACCGAGTGGCGTCACCGGGCCGAGATGCTGACTCCGCCATTCCCTTGGGACCGCCCTCAATGGCATGACACGGGCGGCCCCACGGTGGTGCTGCTTCACGGCCTGTGGCGTGGCTGGCGGGCGATGCAGCCGCTGGCCCGGGCATTGGAAAACGATGGCTTTTCCACCCTGAACATTCCCTACCCTTCCGCCCGGCTGCCCATCCATCACCTCGTCACCCACGTCCGGCATCAGATCGAGGACAAGGTCGGCGACGGCCCCGTGCATTTCATCACCCATTCGCTCGGAGGCATCCTCCTCCGGTCACTGTTGGCCGGGGAAGTCCGGTGGAAGACAGGAAGGGCCATCATGCTTGCTCCACCGAACGCGGGCAGTGAGATCGTCGATTGGTCAAAAAAACATCCACTCCTCCACATCGCCCTCGGACCGGCGGGCCGTGAACTCGCCAGCGACGGCGTGCCACAGAATCTACCCGCGCTTCCTTCAGAGGTGCGGGCGGCGGTCATCATGGGAAACCGCTGCTCCATCCCCATTTTCAAAAAACTGCTCGGTGACGAGAACGACGGAATCGTCTCTGCGGCAAAGGGGCGTATCGACGGCCTCTGCGGATTTTCCGTCATCAATGCCGACCACACCTTCATCCAAACGCACCCGGAAGCCATCCGCCTCAGCCTGGAATTTCTGAAAACCGGAGTCTGGCCGGGTTAA
- a CDS encoding chaperone modulator CbpM yields the protein MNSELPLYEPDTEATYQLDIVARLTGISSQTILRYQEQGLIRGTDLDDEAVHTLRRIEHLRQTCEANISGLKLILDLMNQVERLKSELRSQH from the coding sequence ATGAACTCCGAACTTCCACTCTACGAGCCGGACACCGAAGCCACCTATCAACTGGACATCGTAGCCCGTCTTACCGGCATTTCCTCGCAAACCATCCTGCGTTATCAGGAACAGGGATTGATCCGCGGCACGGACCTCGACGACGAAGCGGTCCACACACTCCGCCGCATCGAACATCTCCGGCAGACGTGCGAGGCGAACATTTCCGGCCTCAAGCTCATCCTCGACCTGATGAACCAGGTGGAACGCCTCAAGTCCGAACTCCGTTCGCAACATTGA
- a CDS encoding tetratricopeptide repeat protein translates to MIIALVIGVGFSGAAAYFGNRYLWLCAILTFFAGVAGNQFQSYWASKVKQPPPNVDDVFSNNNIRNLVCQAMISSVERVTEPLRERHGNVTDLFRRAGHLLGDHFKKDGDLPGGPLSELQEVNIPAVLGKYAHGRQNVLSSDEAWPAFIAITPGLEDLTETERADLAAALSENFGEALWNLAKHDNAAGGEAFAGIQLLSHAQLTAKVDSLRKITPPAAFDKLHTIPPPPQGFIGRVDELEELRNHAGQGGAVISGLKGMGGIGKTALALVLAREWAARFPDAGLLVDGQGLKRDAAPTGAALLAQIILSFHPETGNLPEDEASLRGLYLNVLHGKKALILLDNARDAAQARALLPPDGCALIVTSRANFMVDGCSPYAVGKLKDAEASDLLRNAYPELGEVEVAELVRLCAGLPLALRLAAAHLKLDAGDRGGVADVAAYLKKLGRGRLAYLDAGATDAGEITISETLSLSVDFLTGYQQAAWKNLSIFSVDFDVLAAQKIVGASEEMLASFLRRSLLEPVGTDRYKLHDLAAAYARSCLNGEELDNLTIAHARHYTEVGKDAERWYLEKGNMLTGLALFDRERAQIEAAWIALDMRRDEATAELMMDLVHSISYCSNVRFHARQRIVWLESQLRAARRIGHRGEEGAAVGNLGNAYADLGDARKAIEYYEAHFEIARETENRCAEANALGNLGTAYKNLGDARKAIVYHEQSLLLFREIGDRRAEGRSLGNLGNAYRNLGDIWKALEYYEGRLTIAREVGDRREEGGALGCLGAAHSTLDDERTAIEYHEEHLVIAREIGDKNGQGAALGNLGLAYIKLGEIQKSIGYCEDYLIIAREIGDRHGEGCALGKLGLAHARLGASSIAIEYYDEHLVISREIGDRIGEGGALWNSANEFYKMGERKEAVRRAKKALEIYEAIEAPETAQMCKVLANWK, encoded by the coding sequence ATGATTATCGCGCTTGTTATTGGCGTCGGCTTTTCCGGCGCCGCAGCGTATTTTGGAAATCGCTATCTATGGCTTTGTGCGATTTTGACCTTTTTTGCGGGAGTCGCAGGGAATCAGTTCCAGTCTTACTGGGCTTCCAAAGTAAAGCAGCCGCCACCGAATGTTGATGACGTTTTCAGTAACAACAACATCCGGAATCTCGTCTGCCAGGCCATGATTTCCTCCGTTGAAAGAGTGACCGAGCCGCTGCGGGAAAGGCATGGCAATGTCACAGATCTTTTTCGCAGGGCCGGTCATCTTCTGGGAGATCATTTCAAAAAGGACGGAGATCTGCCCGGGGGCCCGCTTTCGGAGTTGCAGGAGGTAAACATCCCCGCCGTCCTCGGTAAATATGCCCATGGGCGGCAAAACGTTCTTTCCAGCGATGAAGCGTGGCCCGCCTTCATCGCCATCACCCCCGGCTTGGAAGATCTCACGGAAACCGAGCGTGCCGATCTCGCGGCGGCCTTGAGTGAAAATTTCGGCGAGGCGCTATGGAATCTCGCGAAGCATGACAATGCAGCCGGAGGGGAGGCCTTTGCGGGCATCCAGTTGCTTTCCCATGCGCAGCTCACAGCGAAGGTGGATTCCCTTAGAAAAATCACTCCTCCTGCGGCATTCGATAAACTTCATACCATTCCGCCACCACCACAGGGATTCATCGGACGGGTGGACGAATTGGAGGAACTGAGGAATCACGCCGGGCAGGGCGGCGCGGTCATTAGCGGACTCAAGGGAATGGGTGGCATCGGCAAGACGGCGCTGGCGTTGGTGCTCGCGCGGGAATGGGCGGCGCGGTTTCCTGATGCCGGGCTGCTGGTGGACGGCCAAGGGCTGAAACGGGACGCCGCTCCCACCGGTGCCGCGCTGTTGGCGCAGATCATTCTCTCCTTCCACCCGGAAACGGGAAATCTGCCCGAGGATGAGGCATCCTTGCGCGGTCTCTATCTCAATGTGCTGCATGGAAAAAAAGCTCTCATCCTGCTCGACAACGCGCGGGACGCTGCGCAGGCCCGGGCCTTGCTGCCACCGGACGGCTGCGCTCTCATCGTCACCTCCCGCGCGAATTTCATGGTCGATGGATGTTCTCCCTACGCTGTCGGAAAACTGAAGGACGCGGAGGCCTCGGATCTCCTGCGCAACGCCTATCCGGAACTGGGCGAGGTGGAGGTGGCGGAGCTGGTGCGTCTCTGTGCCGGATTACCACTGGCGTTGCGCCTCGCCGCCGCCCATCTGAAGCTGGACGCTGGCGACCGTGGTGGCGTGGCCGATGTGGCCGCGTATCTAAAAAAACTCGGCAGAGGTCGACTGGCTTACCTTGATGCCGGTGCTACGGATGCTGGGGAAATCACCATCTCTGAAACCCTCAGTCTCAGTGTAGATTTCTTGACCGGATACCAGCAAGCTGCTTGGAAGAATCTTTCTATTTTCAGCGTAGACTTCGACGTGCTGGCGGCGCAGAAAATAGTTGGCGCGAGCGAGGAAATGCTAGCCTCTTTCCTTCGCCGCAGCCTGTTGGAACCCGTGGGGACGGACCGCTACAAACTCCATGATCTTGCTGCTGCCTACGCTCGCAGTTGCCTCAATGGAGAGGAACTCGACAATCTAACTATCGCCCACGCTCGCCACTATACCGAGGTCGGAAAAGATGCTGAGCGATGGTATCTTGAAAAAGGAAATATGCTCACTGGTTTAGCTCTTTTTGACCGCGAGCGAGCGCAGATCGAGGCCGCTTGGATCGCGTTAGATATGCGGCGGGACGAAGCAACTGCCGAGTTGATGATGGATCTCGTTCACTCCATCAGTTATTGCAGTAATGTCCGATTTCATGCTCGCCAGCGCATCGTTTGGTTGGAAAGTCAGCTTCGCGCCGCCCGTCGTATCGGTCACAGGGGGGAGGAAGGAGCTGCGGTGGGCAATCTTGGCAACGCATACGCCGACTTGGGTGATGCGAGGAAGGCAATTGAGTATTACGAGGCACATTTTGAGATCGCCCGTGAGACTGAGAATCGGTGTGCGGAGGCTAACGCGCTTGGTAACCTCGGCACCGCATATAAAAACTTGGGCGATGCGCGCAAGGCCATAGTCTACCACGAACAATCTTTGCTGTTGTTCCGCGAGATCGGGGACAGGCGTGCGGAGGGGAGATCGCTGGGCAACCTCGGCAACGCGTACAGGAACTTAGGGGATATATGGAAGGCTCTTGAGTATTACGAGGGACGTTTGACAATCGCACGCGAGGTTGGGGATCGGCGCGAGGAGGGAGGTGCGCTCGGTTGTCTCGGTGCTGCTCACTCTACCTTGGATGATGAGCGGACGGCTATAGAGTATCATGAAGAGCACTTAGTGATCGCCCGAGAGATTGGAGACAAGAACGGTCAGGGGGCAGCACTGGGTAATCTCGGCCTCGCTTATATTAAGTTGGGCGAGATACAAAAGTCCATCGGGTATTGTGAAGATTACTTGATAATTGCCAGAGAGATTGGGGATCGGCATGGGGAGGGATGCGCGTTGGGTAAACTCGGCCTCGCACATGCCAGACTAGGCGCGTCAAGTATAGCGATCGAATATTACGATGAACATCTAGTCATCAGCCGAGAGATCGGAGATCGGATTGGCGAAGGAGGAGCGCTGTGGAACTCAGCGAATGAATTTTACAAGATGGGAGAGCGTAAGGAGGCGGTGCGGAGGGCGAAGAAGGCGCTGGAGATTTACGAAGCCATAGAGGCTCCAGAGACTGCCCAAATGTGCAAAGTGCTAGCCAATTGGAAATAA
- a CDS encoding phosphoadenylyl-sulfate reductase produces the protein MAAIKFEIPATISQDIDPAELSAALAPLRAGDRLRLLYDQLGERLVASTSFGLQAAVMLHLIHEHAPKIPVVFIDTGFLFPETYQYMEELTSRLNLDLRVYQPTVSAARMQALWGNLWEQGKDGADRYGLLTKVEPMNRALRETGADVWLSGLRRSQSSSRVDRPFVEQQKKTVKAYPILDWADAQVDLYFHQNNLPRHPLAEKGYVTMGDWHSTRPVVDGDVEATRFNGEKYECGLHLDSTSADFQI, from the coding sequence ATGGCAGCCATCAAATTTGAAATACCCGCGACCATCTCGCAGGACATCGATCCTGCCGAGCTTTCCGCGGCACTAGCCCCCCTGCGCGCCGGGGACCGCCTCCGTTTGCTTTATGACCAGCTCGGTGAGCGCCTTGTCGCGTCCACCAGTTTCGGCCTGCAGGCGGCGGTCATGCTCCACCTCATTCACGAGCACGCGCCGAAGATTCCGGTCGTGTTCATCGACACCGGATTCCTGTTTCCCGAAACCTACCAGTATATGGAAGAACTCACTTCCAGGCTGAATCTCGATCTACGCGTCTATCAGCCCACGGTTTCCGCCGCGCGCATGCAGGCGCTGTGGGGGAATCTGTGGGAGCAGGGCAAGGACGGTGCGGACCGCTACGGCCTTCTCACCAAGGTCGAACCGATGAACCGCGCCCTCCGCGAAACCGGGGCGGATGTCTGGCTCAGCGGCCTACGCCGTTCCCAGTCCAGCTCACGGGTGGACCGCCCGTTCGTCGAGCAGCAGAAAAAAACCGTGAAAGCCTATCCGATCCTCGATTGGGCCGATGCGCAGGTGGATCTTTATTTCCACCAGAACAACCTGCCCCGCCACCCGCTCGCGGAAAAAGGCTACGTCACGATGGGAGACTGGCACAGCACCCGCCCCGTCGTCGACGGCGACGTGGAGGCCACCCGCTTCAACGGCGAGAAATACGAGTGCGGACTCCACCTCGACTCCACCTCGGCGGATTTCCAAATCTGA
- a CDS encoding assimilatory sulfite reductase (NADPH) flavoprotein subunit, with translation MLPEHAPFTSSQRQALDSLLSGLDPVQRGWLSGFLAASGSSAPVSSAAPVAGGKLTVLYGTESGNSEVLADRAVKAAKKRGFQAVMKNMSEVSPADLAKSPNLFVIVSTWGDGEPPETAVGFYKEFMSADLKLANVKFSVCALGDTAYEKFCQIGKDVDARLEALGAARVFARQDCDVDYEDSFATWLEGSLSSLAPAAAEPVSFVAAVAAPAVEYGKKNPFPAETIENLVLNGEGSSKETIHIEFSLAGSGLSYEPGDALAVVPVNAPDVVRGVLQAAKLTGNEEIEVKNVGTKLLADALREDFDITALSRAVLTKLAEAADSATLRALLAEDSKEQLKEYNYGREIVDALVDFAPHGLSAAALTGIFRKLPPRLYSIASSPLAHENEVHLTVAAVRYDSNGRSRKGVCSTYLADLVKSGDTVPMFIQPNKNFRLPADGSTPVIMVGPGTGVAPFRSFIEHRAALGSSGKNWLFFGDQHYTYDFLYQLEWQEYLKDGVLTRLDVAFSRDQPEKVYVQDRMVQQAAELYEWLEQGAHFYVCGDANRMAHDVHEALISVVEFQAGISREAAEAYVENLKKTKRYQRDVY, from the coding sequence ATGCTGCCTGAGCACGCCCCGTTTACTTCAAGCCAACGCCAAGCGTTGGACTCGCTCCTTTCTGGTCTTGATCCTGTCCAACGCGGCTGGCTGAGTGGCTTCCTTGCCGCATCCGGAAGCTCCGCTCCGGTGTCATCCGCTGCTCCGGTGGCAGGTGGGAAATTGACCGTGCTCTACGGAACCGAATCTGGAAATTCCGAGGTTCTTGCGGACCGTGCGGTCAAGGCTGCCAAGAAGCGCGGCTTCCAGGCGGTGATGAAAAACATGTCGGAAGTCTCTCCGGCCGATCTCGCGAAGTCGCCGAATCTCTTCGTCATCGTCTCCACCTGGGGGGACGGCGAGCCTCCGGAAACCGCGGTTGGTTTCTACAAGGAATTCATGAGCGCCGACCTCAAGCTCGCGAACGTGAAGTTCTCGGTGTGCGCGCTCGGCGATACGGCATACGAAAAATTCTGCCAGATCGGCAAGGATGTGGATGCCCGCCTTGAAGCGCTTGGCGCGGCGCGCGTTTTCGCCCGCCAGGATTGCGATGTGGATTATGAGGACAGCTTCGCCACGTGGCTGGAGGGTTCTCTCTCCTCGCTCGCACCCGCCGCTGCCGAGCCCGTTTCATTCGTCGCTGCCGTTGCCGCCCCGGCGGTCGAGTATGGGAAGAAGAATCCATTCCCCGCCGAGACGATCGAAAATCTCGTGCTCAATGGCGAGGGATCGTCGAAGGAAACCATCCATATCGAGTTTTCTCTTGCCGGCTCCGGGCTTTCGTATGAGCCGGGCGACGCGCTTGCGGTTGTCCCGGTCAATGCGCCGGATGTGGTGCGGGGGGTTCTCCAAGCCGCCAAGCTCACCGGAAACGAAGAGATCGAGGTGAAAAATGTTGGCACGAAGCTTCTTGCCGACGCTCTTCGCGAGGACTTCGACATTACCGCCCTGTCCCGCGCCGTTCTCACCAAACTCGCCGAAGCCGCGGACTCCGCCACGTTGCGCGCGTTGCTTGCCGAGGATTCGAAGGAGCAACTCAAGGAATACAACTACGGCCGCGAGATCGTGGACGCCCTCGTGGACTTCGCTCCACACGGTCTCTCCGCCGCCGCCCTCACGGGCATCTTCCGCAAGCTGCCGCCGCGTCTTTACTCCATCGCCTCCAGCCCGCTCGCTCATGAGAACGAGGTGCACCTCACCGTCGCCGCCGTCCGCTATGATTCGAACGGCCGCTCGCGCAAGGGCGTCTGTTCCACCTACCTGGCGGATCTGGTGAAGTCCGGCGACACGGTCCCGATGTTCATCCAGCCGAACAAGAATTTCCGCCTTCCCGCCGATGGTTCCACACCGGTCATCATGGTCGGACCAGGCACCGGCGTCGCGCCGTTCCGTTCGTTCATCGAGCATCGCGCGGCCCTCGGCAGCAGCGGGAAAAACTGGTTGTTCTTCGGAGACCAGCATTATACCTACGATTTCCTCTACCAGTTGGAATGGCAGGAATATCTCAAGGACGGGGTGCTCACACGCCTCGACGTCGCCTTCTCCCGCGACCAGCCGGAGAAAGTCTATGTGCAGGACCGGATGGTCCAGCAAGCCGCCGAGCTCTATGAGTGGCTCGAACAAGGCGCCCATTTCTATGTCTGTGGCGATGCGAACCGCATGGCGCACGACGTGCACGAGGCGCTCATCTCTGTTGTGGAATTCCAGGCAGGCATCTCCCGCGAAGCGGCGGAGGCCTATGTGGAAAACCTCAAGAAAACCAAACGCTATCAACGCGACGTTTATTGA
- a CDS encoding DnaJ C-terminal domain-containing protein: MSAAFKDYYETLGVPRDASTADIKKAFRKLARTHHPDVAADKKAAEEKFKEINEANEVLSDPEKRKKYDELGSNWDNPQAGARQSHQDAPGGPGQEFNFGGTGFSDFFEQYFSGASRYGFPETGAPHTGQRQRRGSDIEGDILVTLEEVMHGAVRPISLQTTDPRTGRTETQSFQVRIPTGVIDGKRIRVPGQGEPGSGGAEAGDLYLRVRHAAHPDFHTEGHDLYYDLDLAPWEAVLGTELTVPTLDGSIKLRIPAGSENGQQLRVRGRGLPKGKTGERGDYHATITVHLPTRSTAEERELWEKLRAASSFNPRNPSA; this comes from the coding sequence ATGTCCGCCGCATTCAAAGATTACTATGAAACCCTCGGCGTTCCGCGCGACGCCAGCACCGCCGACATCAAGAAGGCCTTCCGCAAGCTCGCGCGGACCCACCACCCGGACGTGGCCGCGGACAAGAAGGCCGCCGAAGAGAAATTCAAGGAAATCAACGAAGCGAACGAGGTCCTGAGCGATCCCGAGAAGCGCAAAAAATACGACGAACTCGGCTCGAACTGGGACAACCCGCAGGCCGGTGCCCGGCAGTCCCATCAAGACGCGCCGGGTGGTCCCGGCCAGGAGTTCAACTTCGGCGGCACCGGTTTCAGCGATTTCTTCGAGCAATATTTCAGCGGTGCGAGCCGTTACGGATTTCCTGAAACAGGAGCACCCCACACCGGACAAAGACAGCGCCGGGGCAGCGACATCGAGGGCGACATCCTCGTCACGCTGGAAGAAGTCATGCACGGAGCGGTCCGCCCGATATCCCTGCAGACGACCGATCCCCGCACCGGCCGTACCGAGACACAATCGTTCCAGGTCCGCATCCCCACCGGGGTCATCGATGGCAAACGCATCCGCGTCCCGGGCCAGGGCGAACCCGGCAGCGGCGGTGCGGAAGCCGGAGACCTCTACCTGCGCGTCCGCCACGCCGCCCATCCGGATTTCCACACCGAGGGGCACGACCTCTACTACGACCTCGATCTCGCTCCGTGGGAAGCCGTGCTGGGCACCGAACTCACCGTCCCCACGCTTGATGGGTCCATCAAGCTCCGCATCCCCGCAGGCAGCGAGAACGGCCAGCAGCTCCGCGTCCGGGGCCGTGGGCTGCCAAAAGGAAAAACCGGCGAACGTGGCGACTATCATGCCACCATCACCGTCCATCTGCCCACCCGATCCACCGCGGAGGAACGAGAACTATGGGAAAAGCTCCGCGCCGCCTCGTCCTTCAACCCACGCAACCCCTCCGCCTGA
- the cysK gene encoding cysteine synthase A, which translates to MNIAENMVATVGNTPLIRLNHLTAGLEAEVCVKAEFFNPLFSVKDRIGKAMIEAAEKDGSLKPGGLIIEPTSGNTGIALAFVARAKGYRVILTMPESMSIERRVLLRLLGAEIVLTPRARGMNGAIAMAKKLISENPGSFGPGQFDNPANPQVHRETTAEEIWRDTDGQIDAFVAGVGTGGTITGVGEVLKSRGSAKVIAVEPVASPVISGGAPGPHMIQGIGAGFIPGNLNTSIIDEIIQVSNEDAIATAQALAQVEGLPAGISTGANVWAALQVAKRPEFKGKRIVTVGCSSTERYLSTALAEKVREEVTNLPVNEI; encoded by the coding sequence ATGAACATCGCTGAAAACATGGTTGCCACCGTAGGCAACACCCCGCTGATCCGTCTCAACCACCTCACTGCAGGCCTCGAAGCAGAAGTCTGTGTGAAAGCCGAGTTCTTCAACCCGCTCTTCAGCGTGAAAGACCGTATCGGCAAGGCCATGATCGAAGCCGCTGAAAAAGACGGCTCGCTCAAGCCCGGCGGCCTCATCATCGAGCCGACGTCCGGCAACACCGGCATCGCGCTCGCCTTCGTCGCCCGTGCGAAAGGCTACCGTGTGATCCTCACGATGCCTGAGAGCATGTCCATCGAGCGCCGCGTCCTGCTCCGTCTGCTCGGTGCGGAAATCGTCCTCACCCCACGCGCCCGTGGCATGAACGGCGCCATCGCGATGGCGAAGAAGCTCATCTCCGAGAACCCCGGTTCCTTCGGTCCCGGCCAGTTCGACAATCCTGCCAACCCGCAAGTCCACCGCGAGACGACCGCCGAGGAAATCTGGCGCGATACGGACGGCCAGATCGACGCATTCGTCGCCGGTGTTGGCACGGGCGGCACCATCACCGGTGTGGGTGAGGTCCTCAAATCCCGCGGCAGCGCTAAAGTCATCGCTGTCGAGCCGGTGGCCAGCCCCGTCATTTCCGGCGGCGCACCCGGCCCGCACATGATCCAAGGCATCGGTGCCGGCTTCATCCCCGGCAATCTCAACACCTCCATCATCGACGAGATCATCCAGGTTTCGAACGAGGACGCCATCGCCACCGCCCAGGCCCTCGCCCAGGTCGAAGGCCTGCCAGCCGGTATCTCCACCGGAGCGAACGTCTGGGCCGCCCTCCAGGTCGCGAAGCGTCCTGAGTTCAAAGGCAAGCGCATCGTCACCGTCGGCTGCTCGTCCACCGAGCGCTACCTCTCCACCGCCCTCGCGGAAAAGGTGCGCGAGGAGGTCACGAACCTGCCGGTGAACGAAATCTGA